From Acidiphilium acidophilum, the proteins below share one genomic window:
- a CDS encoding endonuclease/exonuclease/phosphatase family protein, with protein MRVVSWNLLWQNGAGIDDLGRLVETHRPDLVLMQEATLPADALTRQLGGFCVRKAMSGQLYGLAVWSPRRFTTTVEPLPVASKFDLPVPLFRLIDARLALIVCLDGLQIATVHLDHGQIANRRQLRHLLRAHEQLHAVIGDFNALGTLSLTGFADVGPRCATHRAKGLVPLRLDRCLIRGLRCTNAVSLAYGKSDHRPILMDLEPI; from the coding sequence ATGCGCGTCGTGAGCTGGAATTTACTGTGGCAGAATGGGGCCGGGATCGACGATCTCGGCCGTCTCGTGGAGACCCATCGACCCGACCTGGTTCTAATGCAGGAAGCCACTCTCCCGGCTGACGCGCTGACACGGCAGCTCGGCGGGTTCTGTGTACGCAAGGCGATGTCGGGACAACTTTACGGCCTCGCCGTCTGGAGTCCCCGTCGCTTCACCACGACGGTGGAACCCCTCCCGGTGGCCAGTAAATTTGACCTGCCGGTCCCGCTGTTTCGGCTGATTGATGCCCGCCTCGCCCTCATCGTCTGTCTTGACGGACTTCAGATCGCCACCGTGCATCTGGATCATGGCCAGATCGCCAACCGTCGTCAGCTTCGCCACCTGCTCCGTGCTCACGAGCAACTTCATGCGGTGATCGGTGATTTCAACGCCCTCGGAACGCTCAGTCTGACCGGTTTTGCCGATGTCGGCCCACGCTGCGCGACCCATCGGGCCAAAGGTCTGGTGCCATTACGACTTGATCGGTGTCTGATCCGCGGCCTACGCTGCACGAATGCGGTTTCGCTGGCCTATGGCAAGTCTGACCATCGGCCGATCCTGATGGACCTGGAACCGATATAG
- a CDS encoding FitA-like ribbon-helix-helix domain-containing protein, which produces MSSITIRNLDPAIKERLRVRAAQHGHSMEAELRSILQATLKEPEQRPRRNLYERIRARVEPLGGIELELPPRELDRDPPRFD; this is translated from the coding sequence ATGAGCAGCATCACGATCCGAAACCTTGATCCCGCGATCAAGGAGCGGCTGCGGGTGCGAGCCGCCCAACATGGCCACTCGATGGAGGCGGAACTGCGCAGCATCCTGCAGGCGACTCTGAAAGAACCGGAGCAGCGTCCCAGGCGCAATTTGTATGAGCGCATCCGTGCCCGTGTTGAGCCTTTGGGCGGCATTGAGTTGGAACTGCCGCCGCGCGAACTGGACCGCGATCCACCCCGGTTCGACTGA
- a CDS encoding IS256 family transposase, whose amino-acid sequence MDAKKDTIIEALLEHLIENGAGDIATVFARTFELAMQIERERFLHASHYERNPDRQGYANGYKPKRIDTPAGSITVDVPKTAGHVGEPFYPQSLERGRRSVRAVMVAVAEMYIKGVSTRDVEAVMREFGIESLSSAQVSRASKLLDDELAAWRTRPLAEIRYLILDARYEKMRDNGVVRDAAVLSAIGIGPDERRRVLGVSVALSEAEVHWRAFLESLHQRGLRGVEFIVSDDHAGLHAARRAVFGAAHWQRCQFHLAQNAIHHAPNHAIRKRIGAELRTVWNANSLAAAQIALTTLVNAYRDTAPKLADWLERNIPEGLTVFTLPEPHQRRLRTSNPMERGIQQELKRRTTKIRVFPNEASLERLVSAVLVEIDEKWAADTKGYIKWDYQDA is encoded by the coding sequence ATGGACGCCAAAAAGGATACGATTATCGAGGCACTTTTGGAACATCTGATCGAAAACGGCGCAGGCGATATCGCCACGGTATTTGCCAGGACCTTCGAACTCGCCATGCAGATCGAGCGCGAACGCTTCCTCCACGCCAGTCACTACGAGCGCAACCCCGATCGTCAGGGTTACGCCAATGGCTACAAGCCCAAGCGGATCGATACCCCGGCCGGGTCGATCACCGTCGATGTCCCCAAAACCGCCGGTCACGTGGGCGAACCCTTCTACCCACAGTCCCTCGAACGCGGCCGACGCTCGGTCCGCGCCGTCATGGTCGCCGTCGCCGAAATGTACATCAAAGGCGTCTCCACCCGCGACGTCGAGGCCGTCATGCGCGAATTCGGCATCGAAAGCCTCTCCTCCGCTCAGGTCAGCCGCGCCAGCAAGCTGCTCGATGACGAACTCGCCGCCTGGCGCACCCGACCCCTCGCCGAGATCCGCTACCTCATCCTCGACGCCAGATATGAAAAAATGCGCGATAATGGCGTCGTCCGCGATGCCGCCGTGCTCTCGGCCATCGGCATCGGACCCGATGAACGCCGCCGTGTCCTCGGCGTCTCGGTCGCCCTTTCCGAGGCCGAAGTCCATTGGCGTGCCTTCCTCGAAAGCCTCCATCAGCGTGGCCTGCGAGGCGTCGAATTCATCGTCTCCGATGACCATGCCGGATTGCACGCCGCACGCCGCGCCGTCTTCGGCGCCGCACACTGGCAACGATGCCAGTTCCACCTCGCCCAAAACGCCATCCACCACGCCCCCAACCACGCCATCCGCAAACGCATCGGCGCAGAACTCCGGACCGTCTGGAACGCAAATTCCCTCGCCGCTGCCCAGATCGCTCTCACAACCCTCGTCAATGCCTATCGCGACACCGCACCAAAGCTCGCCGATTGGCTCGAACGAAATATCCCCGAAGGCCTCACCGTCTTCACACTGCCAGAACCCCACCAGCGCCGGCTTCGCACTTCCAACCCCATGGAACGCGGCATCCAGCAGGAACTCAAACGCCGCACCACCAAAATCAGGGTCTTCCCCAACGAAGCCTCCCTCGAACGCCTCGTCAGCGCCGTCCTCGTCGAAATCGATGAAAAATGGGCCGCCGACACCAAGGGCTACATCAAGTGGGACTACCAGGATGCCTGA